Proteins from one Ranitomeya variabilis isolate aRanVar5 chromosome 1, aRanVar5.hap1, whole genome shotgun sequence genomic window:
- the LOC143815658 gene encoding uncharacterized protein LOC143815658, giving the protein MDPRPTQSNLTERETGSDSEALIDPVGEGEEVAGPSSDPPRDIPPATSSVAPQDPATTGQEAAPPPAAAPHPGSQDDPGNSSSPTVPLETSPQPAVISPRGRRRRELLETRRNVDNGVLNYLARAAQDDGEEAYARSLARYLRPILREVRLHVRGCFQILIDACTPPPPPNEPYELFEFIERWQLSASNVLCLPSSQQVHAQQVFEAPPPPLPIPTQNPPRPAHYHMPSYHQPSQYGHLSRPSAGGWS; this is encoded by the exons ATGGATCCgagacc aacacagtccaacctcacagagagggagaccggctcagactcggaggccctgatagatccggttggggaaggagaagaggtggccggCCCATCTTCGGATCCTCCCAGGGACATCCCTCCTGCAACATCTTCAGTTGCACCACAAGATCCGGCAACAACTGGCCAAGAAGCCGCACcaccacccgcagcagcaccacaTCCAGGAAGTCAGGATGATCcaggaaacagtagcagccctacCGTTCCACTGGAgacctccccacagcctgctgtcatttccccccgtggccgcagaaggagagagctgctagAAACTCGCAGGAATGTGGACAatggggtccttaattatttggccagggctgcacaggatgatggtgaggaggcctatgcgaggagcctggcccggtacctccgtcccatactccgtgaggtgaggctacatgtgagagggtgttttcaaatacttattgatgcatgtaccccccccccccccccaaatgaacCCTATGAATTatttgagttcattgagaggtggcagctgtcagcaAGTAACGTCCTGTGCCTTCCATCATCTCAACAAGTGCAtgctcaacaagtatttgaagcaccccctccacctcTACCCattcccacccaaaacccaccaaggccagcacattaccatatgccatcataccatcagccttcccaatatggccacttgtccagacccagtgctggaggctggtcctaa